The Desulfovibrio litoralis DSM 11393 genomic interval TTTCATCAGCAGTATCAAAAATTACTGTTTGTTCTTGTAAAACATGCTGGTCAGACTCGACAAAGCAAGCTGATAACAGAAGCATAAAAGCAATTATAGAAACGAGTCGCAGGCTTTTTGATAAAAGTTTTTTGGGCATGATTCTCTCGGGTTTTAAGAAACTATCAAAAATAAAGTAAGACCATTGCATAATAATCATAGTATATATTAAAGTTTTTAAAGAATAAAAAAAATATTGCAAGATATATTTATCTCATTGATTTATTATGATATTTTTATATTGTGTAAGAATTAGTTTCTCTCAAACTTGTCTTTTGTTTATAACCTAAAGGTTTGTTTACGAAACAGGCTTGATAAAAATAGTCATAAAGGGTATGCAGAGCTTGAAAATACTGCAAAAATAAATTAAGCTTTATATTCAAAACGAGTAAAAGAACAAAGATATAAAAATGAAAGTAATTCGAGCGAAAAATGCGGGTTTTTGTATGGGGGTAAGTCTTGCCTTGCGTAAGCTTGACGACTTGTTGGAAAAGTCTAAAACAAAGTTTAACCATATAAAAACTTTTGGTCCTATTATTCATAATCCTCAAGTGTTGCAAGATTATGCCGATAAAGGTGTTGTTATTGTACATAATGTTGAGGAAGTAAAAAGCGGCGACGCCGTTTTAATTAGGGCTCACGGTATTCCGCTTGCAATTGAAACGGAACTTTTGAAAAAAGGGATAACTTTGGTTGATGCAACTTGTCCTAAAGTGAAAAAAGCTCAACTTTCTATTTTAGAAGCAACTCAAAAAGGTGGAGTTTTGTTGTTGTTTGGAGAGGCGAGCCACCCGGAAGTTTTAGGGCTTTTAAGTTATGCTTCACCTGAGGCTAAAGTTTTTTCAACTCAAGACGATTTAAAAAGTTTTCTCAATTCTTCTTTGTTTGATATAAACGTAAGCTATTTTTTAGCAGCCCAAACCACTCAAGATAAAGAAGAGTTTGTGGTTATGGAAAATATCTTGAAAACTCACTTAAATCACAATATTCCTGTGTTGCAAACTATTTGTGATGCTACTCGCACCAGACAGTCGGAAACTTTGGAAATAGCCGAAAAAGTTGAGCTAATGTTGGTGCTTGGAGGAAAGAATAGTGCCAATACAAGACGCTTGGTTAATGTCTCTGAATCAGTAGGAACAGAAGCCTATCATATTGAAACAGCAGATGAATTATTTTCACAAGAGAAATTACTGGCAAAATTAAAAAAAACTGCTATTATCGGGCTGACTGCCGGTGCATCTACTCCTATCAATTTGGTTGATGAACTGCAAAAACGTATAGAACAAAGTGTATAATTCTTTAATAATCAATAGTTACAATATTTATTCCTCAGAGGGCGGAGCTTTGTATGTCTCAAACAAATATCTTACTTGAAGCCGGTACAAATGAACTTGAAATCGTTGCTTTTCACCTTGATGAAGAAGAAAACAACGGACAGGGCGTTTACAAAGGTTATTATGGCGTTAACGTTGCCAAGGTTTTAGAGATTATACGCCTGCCTAAGATTACTGAAATGCCGGAGGCAAGGCATCCTTCTGTTTTGGGTGCGTTTAATTTACGTTCTAAAATTATCCCTTTGGTTGATTTAAGTGTTTGGCTCGGAAAGAAAAGAGCAAACACCGAACCGCCAAAAGTTATCGTAACCGAATTTAACGGAATGACCACGGCTTTTTTGGTTTCGGGCGTAAACCGTATTCACCGCATTAGCTGGCAAGAGGTTGAGCCACCCAATACTTATGTTTCTGCCTTAAGTCATAATACAATAACTGGTGTGGTTAAACTTGAAGGGCGTATTATCTTTTTATTAGATTTGGAAAGAATAGTAACCAACCTTAACCCACAACTTAACTTACGTTTTGACTCTGACTTTGATTTTACTTCCGATACGCGTCGCCGTGCTATATTAGCAGATGACTCAATGCTTGTGCGTGAAATGTTAAAAGACCTGCTTGAAAAGGCTAATTTTGAAGTTCAAGCTTTAAATAACGGTAAAGAGGCTTGGGACCTTCTCGAACGCTTGAGAGATCGAAGCGAAGCAGAAGGGCGCCCTATTACCGACTATGTTCAGGTTGTTATTTCTGATATTGAAATGCCAAGTATGGACGGTCATAACCTCTGTAAACGAATAAAAGACGATCGTGTGTTGCATGAATTGCCCGTTTTGTTATTTTCTTCCTTGATTACTGATCGTTTACGTCATAAAGGCGATAGCGTTGGGGCTGATGCTCAAATTTCTAAACCTGAAGTTACTGCTCTTGCCAAACACGCCATGCGTTTAATCGAAGAAAGAGAACAAGCCAGAAAATCGTAACTTTTTTTATATTATATAAAACACAAAAGTTTTCTCTTGATATAACAGATGATTGTAAAGAGATAAATCTGAACTTGAGATTTTTATTTTTTCTAGACTTTATTTAAAAAAAGTAGCATAAAGATAAGAAGTGCTTTAGGTTGGGTTTTACTCTTGCCTGTTGTTCTTTTGTGTTTACTTGTCTTTTAAGATATAAACAAAAATATTATTTTTATTGTATTAAAGACCTAATCTTTTATAGAAAAGATACGATTAGATAATTGTCTAGAGTTTTTCTAGAATTATTAATTTAAAAAATGATCAAAATATTTTAACTTTTTTGTTGGAGGAAAGTATGAAAAAAATTATAATTGCGATTACTATGGGAATAATGTTGTGTTTTGCAACGAGTGTTGTTGCCGCAGAGCAAACAAAAGCAAAGCCAAAAGTCACAGCCAAAAAAACAACTAAAGCAAAAACGAGCACTGATACCCCTGAAGTGGTACAGCAAAAACTTGATAGTTTTGCTCAAAAGCTTGTTGTTGATTTAAACAAAAATATGCTTAATGGCGAAAACCATAAAGAAGTAAAACAAGTTAACGGGCAATATGTTGCAAGTTATTGTGTGATTGATAAAAACTCTTTACACACTTCTTATGCACCGCCAAGCAAGTCAACCGCCATTACTTATGTTGGTTATTTAAAATATCAAGAAGTAAGCTATCAGGCAACAGGGAAAACCAAAGCAGAAGCCTTGGCAGGACCTTTTAAAGAAACCTCTCGTGTTCCTTTAACCGAACTTATTAAATATAATAAGGGAAAATGGTCTTACTAAATCAAGACCGTTGCAAGACTCTGTTTTGCGTATGTTTGTTATAGTTTTAATTTCTGTAGTCTAGTTTTAGAGAAAATATAAAAGTAAAATAAAAAACCACCGATTTATTTTGGTGGTTTTTTTATTTAAGTCTGTATTGTTTTAGGCTCTAGATAGCTTTATTGAGTATTTGGATCTTCAGTAATTTGTTCAAATATTTTGGTAATATTTCTCTGGGCTTTTTCTTCATTATATAGTTTTATAATGTATGAATGTAGATCGTTAAGATGTTTTATCTCTTGTGGTATTTCTTTATTATAGCTGTTTTTAAAGGTTTCTTCCAAAAGAATTACCATATCAACGGCATCTAAGCTGTCAATTCCTAAATCTTCACGTAATAAAGCGTCTGGTGTAAGGGTTTCGGGATCAAGATGAAATTTTTCGCTTAAAGCTTTGTTGATTAAATTAATAATCGCCTCATCGGTCATTGTGATGCTCCGTTATATTCTCAGATAAAATTTTAATATATTTTCTTTCATAACAAAAAATGCTATTTTTGTATATAATATTTTTTATTCTTTTAAGACTTTTTCAGGAGTACCCTTGGCGATAATTGTTCCACCGTTGTCTCCGCCGCCCGGTCCAAGCTCTATTACATAATCGGTTGACATAATTAAATCGGTATTATGTTCAATAACCAAGACGCTTGCCCCCTTATCCACAAGTTGGTTTAAAACGGTAATCAGTTTGCCAACTTCATGCATGTGTAAGCCGGTTGTGGGTTCGTCTAAAATATAAAGTGTGTTTGGAAGGCTTTTCTTTCCGAGTTCTTTTGAAATTTTAATGCGTTGAGCTTCACCGCCCGAGAGGGTTGTTGCCGGTTGTCCGAGCTTTAAATATTCAAGACCAACTTCTTCCAAAACGTTTAAACGACGTTGTAAAACGGGGTAACTTTCAAAAAAAGTTTTCGCTTGGCTAACGGTTAGGTCTAAAACCTCTGAAATATTAAGCCCTTTATATTTTACTTCTAAGGTTTCGTAATTATAGCGTTTTCCTTTACATAAATCACAAGTTACATGAATATCCGGTAAAAAGTGCATTTCTACTTTGATTTGTCCGTCTCCGCTACAGGCTTCACAACGTCCACCCGGAACGTTAAAGCTAAAACGCCCCGGTTTATAACCGCGTTTTTTTGCATCGGGTGTCATTGCAAAGATATTGCGAATTTCATCAAAAATCTTGGTATAAGTGGCGGGGTTTGAACGAGGGGTTCGCCCTATCGGAGTTTGATCGATTGCGATAATGCGTTCGATTTGTTCAACGCCTTCTATTGCGTTTAAAGTTCCCGGATTTTCGACCTTTAAACCTTGGCTGAGTGCGAGATGTTTATATAAAGTATCAATCACAAGCGAACTTTTTCCCGATCCTGAAACGCCGGTTACTGAGGTGAAAACACCTAAAGGAAAAGAACAGTCAATATTTTTTAAATTATGAGTGCTGACACCTTTCAAAACAAGTTCTCCACTCGCTTTACGCCTTTTAGTCGGGCGAGGAATGCGTAAGTCGCCTCTTAAATATCCGGCGGTCAGAGAATTTTTTGCTTTTAAAAGCTCAGGCACGCTTCCGTTAAAAATCAGTTCTCCGCCAAGTATGCCCGACCCCGGTCCAAGCTCGATAACCGTATCGGCCTCTCTGATTGTCGCTTCGTCGTGTTCAACCACCAAAACGGTGTTTCCTCTTTGCTGTAAACTGCGTAAGGTATTTAAAAGTCTTAAGTTATCTTTTGGGTGTAAGCCGATTGAGGGTTCGTCCAAAACATAAGTTACACCGACTAAACCCGAGCCAAGTTGAGAGGCAAGGCGTATTCTTTGAGCTTCGCCGCCTGATAAGGTTGCCATACTACGGCTTAAAGTAAGATATTCAAGCCCGACGCTACTCATAAAAGACAAGCGATGACTTAATTCTTTTTGTAATGGTTCGGCAATTATGGAATGGCGACCGCTAAAGTCTAAAGCTTCAATCCAATTGAACGCTTTGGTAACAGATAAAGAACAAAATTCATAGATATTGATTCCGTTTACTTTAACGGCAAGAGCCTCGGGTTTTAACCTTGCACCTTTACAAGCCGGGCAGGCTCTTGTTTGGCGATAGCGTGAAAGTTCATCTCGCCATGCTTCTCCGTATTGCATACCTTGTTCTAAAATAGCAATTATTCCCTTCCAAGTATCCTTTATTTTATTGTCTTTTTTCGGAGCTTTTGTTCCACCCAGCCAGTTGCGTTGTAGGTTGTATTGAGCAGACTGGTATGGTTTTCCTTCGTTATCAAGTCCAAAAAATAAGGCATTAAAAGCGTCTTCCGAGAAATCTTTCAAGGGGGTTGAAAGAGTAAAGGCAAAGTCTTTCCCAAGTTCCAACAAAGTTTTTTCGTATTTTTCAAAGATTTTTGGATTTTTCCAAGGTAAAACACCGCCCGTATTCAAAGATAAACCTTTATTTGGGGCAATCAGAGCCGGTTCAAAATATTCTACCGTTCCTAGACCTAAACACTGTGGGCAAGCACCTTGAGGGCTGTTAAAAGAAAAAAGTTGCGGGGTTAAAGCGGGCATGCTGATTTTACAGCGAGTACAAGAAGAGAGAGTGCTAAATTTTAATTCTTGTTCCGAGATATTTTCGCCTGTTTCTGTTTTGTGTTCGGGAATTAAAAGGCTTATACGCCCATCTCCGTAACGTAAGGCGAGTTCGACGGAATCAGAAATACGCCCTCGGATATTTTCTCGTAAAACCAAGCGATCAACCACAAGGTCAAGGTTATGTTTTTTGTTTTTGTCAAGCTCGGGAAACTCGTCGATTTCAACGATTTTTCCGTTTATTCTAACTCTGGCGAAACCTTCGGCTTTAAGTTTTTTTAGCTTATCTTGTTGAGTTCCTTTTTGATATTCAACTAAGGGAGCAAGAAGAATACAGCGAGTTCCGTCTTTTAGGTTTAAAATATCCGCAATAATTTCATCTAAGGCTCTGCTTTCAATCGCATCACCACATTTTGGACAATGCATTTTTCCTAAACGTGCAAAAAAGACACGCAAAAAATCATAAATTTCCGTAACTGTTCCGACTGTTGAGCGTGGGTTTCTGGTGGCGGTTTGTTGTTCAAGCGAGATAGCCGGTGATAAACCTTCTATTTTTTCTACGTCCGGCTTATCCATTTGAGGTAAAAATTGGCGTGCATAAGCTGATAAAGATTCAACATAGCGTCTTTGACCTTCTGCATAAACTATATCAAAGGCGAGTGTTGATTTTCCCGAACCGGAAGGACCACAGACAACAACAAGTTCATCTCGAGGAATATCGAGAGTAATGTTTTTGAGGTTATGCTGTTTAGCACCCTCTATATGGATAACGTTTTTTTTCATGATATATTATAGATACTTAATAGTTAAAGTATATGTAAAAATTTTGTGATTAAGTTAATAAAAACAACAAAAAGGGGATAAAGCCTTAGATAAGACAAAACCCCCTTTTGTATTAATAGAAAAACAATAATTATTTATTGAGTAATGCTTTTGCTTCTTTTAAAACATTTTCAACCGTGAAGCCAAAATGCTTAAATAATTTATCTGCGGGAGCAGATTCTCCGAAACTGTGCATGCCGATTACTTTCCCGTCAAGACCCGTATATTTTGTCCACCAGTCAGCACTGGCGGCTTCAA includes:
- the ispH gene encoding 4-hydroxy-3-methylbut-2-enyl diphosphate reductase; the encoded protein is MKVIRAKNAGFCMGVSLALRKLDDLLEKSKTKFNHIKTFGPIIHNPQVLQDYADKGVVIVHNVEEVKSGDAVLIRAHGIPLAIETELLKKGITLVDATCPKVKKAQLSILEATQKGGVLLLFGEASHPEVLGLLSYASPEAKVFSTQDDLKSFLNSSLFDINVSYFLAAQTTQDKEEFVVMENILKTHLNHNIPVLQTICDATRTRQSETLEIAEKVELMLVLGGKNSANTRRLVNVSESVGTEAYHIETADELFSQEKLLAKLKKTAIIGLTAGASTPINLVDELQKRIEQSV
- a CDS encoding chemotaxis protein, giving the protein MSQTNILLEAGTNELEIVAFHLDEEENNGQGVYKGYYGVNVAKVLEIIRLPKITEMPEARHPSVLGAFNLRSKIIPLVDLSVWLGKKRANTEPPKVIVTEFNGMTTAFLVSGVNRIHRISWQEVEPPNTYVSALSHNTITGVVKLEGRIIFLLDLERIVTNLNPQLNLRFDSDFDFTSDTRRRAILADDSMLVREMLKDLLEKANFEVQALNNGKEAWDLLERLRDRSEAEGRPITDYVQVVISDIEMPSMDGHNLCKRIKDDRVLHELPVLLFSSLITDRLRHKGDSVGADAQISKPEVTALAKHAMRLIEEREQARKS
- a CDS encoding phosphopantetheine-binding protein, with the protein product MTDEAIINLINKALSEKFHLDPETLTPDALLREDLGIDSLDAVDMVILLEETFKNSYNKEIPQEIKHLNDLHSYIIKLYNEEKAQRNITKIFEQITEDPNTQ
- the uvrA gene encoding excinuclease ABC subunit UvrA — its product is MKKNVIHIEGAKQHNLKNITLDIPRDELVVVCGPSGSGKSTLAFDIVYAEGQRRYVESLSAYARQFLPQMDKPDVEKIEGLSPAISLEQQTATRNPRSTVGTVTEIYDFLRVFFARLGKMHCPKCGDAIESRALDEIIADILNLKDGTRCILLAPLVEYQKGTQQDKLKKLKAEGFARVRINGKIVEIDEFPELDKNKKHNLDLVVDRLVLRENIRGRISDSVELALRYGDGRISLLIPEHKTETGENISEQELKFSTLSSCTRCKISMPALTPQLFSFNSPQGACPQCLGLGTVEYFEPALIAPNKGLSLNTGGVLPWKNPKIFEKYEKTLLELGKDFAFTLSTPLKDFSEDAFNALFFGLDNEGKPYQSAQYNLQRNWLGGTKAPKKDNKIKDTWKGIIAILEQGMQYGEAWRDELSRYRQTRACPACKGARLKPEALAVKVNGINIYEFCSLSVTKAFNWIEALDFSGRHSIIAEPLQKELSHRLSFMSSVGLEYLTLSRSMATLSGGEAQRIRLASQLGSGLVGVTYVLDEPSIGLHPKDNLRLLNTLRSLQQRGNTVLVVEHDEATIREADTVIELGPGSGILGGELIFNGSVPELLKAKNSLTAGYLRGDLRIPRPTKRRKASGELVLKGVSTHNLKNIDCSFPLGVFTSVTGVSGSGKSSLVIDTLYKHLALSQGLKVENPGTLNAIEGVEQIERIIAIDQTPIGRTPRSNPATYTKIFDEIRNIFAMTPDAKKRGYKPGRFSFNVPGGRCEACSGDGQIKVEMHFLPDIHVTCDLCKGKRYNYETLEVKYKGLNISEVLDLTVSQAKTFFESYPVLQRRLNVLEEVGLEYLKLGQPATTLSGGEAQRIKISKELGKKSLPNTLYILDEPTTGLHMHEVGKLITVLNQLVDKGASVLVIEHNTDLIMSTDYVIELGPGGGDNGGTIIAKGTPEKVLKE